A window from Variovorax sp. PBL-E5 encodes these proteins:
- a CDS encoding YebC/PmpR family DNA-binding transcriptional regulator, giving the protein MAGHSKWANIQHRKGRQDEKRGKLWTRAIREIMVAARTGGGDLSANPRLRLAVEKAKAVNLPADTVKRNIDKATGNLEGVNYEEIRYEGYGIGGAAIIVDTMTDNRVRTVAEVRHAFSKHGGNMGTEGSVAFQFKHCGQFVFAPGTSEDKVMEVALEAGAEDVVTDDEGAIEVLTAVGDFEAVKNALEAAGLKPELAEVTMRAENTIDLAGDEAARMQKLLDVLEDLDDVQEIYHNAALSE; this is encoded by the coding sequence AAGGCCGGCAGGACGAGAAGCGCGGCAAGCTCTGGACCCGCGCCATCCGTGAAATCATGGTGGCCGCGCGCACCGGCGGCGGCGACCTGAGCGCCAATCCGCGCCTGCGGCTGGCGGTCGAGAAGGCCAAGGCGGTCAATCTGCCGGCCGACACCGTCAAGCGCAACATCGACAAGGCCACCGGCAACCTCGAAGGCGTCAACTACGAGGAAATCCGCTACGAAGGCTACGGCATCGGCGGCGCCGCCATCATCGTCGACACCATGACCGACAACCGCGTGCGCACCGTCGCCGAGGTGCGCCATGCCTTTTCCAAGCACGGCGGCAACATGGGCACCGAAGGTTCGGTCGCCTTCCAGTTCAAGCACTGCGGCCAGTTCGTGTTCGCGCCCGGCACCAGCGAGGACAAGGTGATGGAAGTCGCGCTCGAGGCCGGCGCCGAGGACGTCGTCACCGACGACGAAGGCGCGATCGAGGTGCTGACGGCCGTCGGCGATTTCGAGGCGGTCAAGAACGCGCTCGAGGCCGCGGGCCTGAAGCCCGAGCTGGCCGAGGTCACGATGCGGGCCGAGAACACCATCGACCTGGCCGGCGACGAAGCCGCCAGGATGCAGAAGCTGCTCGACGTGCTGGAAGACCTGGACGACGTCCAGGAGATCTACCACAACGCCGCGCTGTCCGAATGA
- the purD gene encoding phosphoribosylamine--glycine ligase: MKVLVIGGGGREHALAWRLAQAERVSKVYVAPGNGGTRTDSRYECIDLAEPAALRAWAAKEKIALTVVGPEAPLAAGVVDEFRANGLRIFGPTKAAAQLESSKAFSKAFMERHRIPTAEYEAFTDAAAAHAYVDARGAPIVVKADGLAAGKGVVVAMTVQEAHEAIDFMLVDNKFGVSHNEGEDGRASPRVVIEEFLAGEEASFIVLCDGRNVTALATSQDHKRLQDDDQGPNTGGMGAYSPAPVVTAEVHARAMREIILPTIRGMEKDGIPYTGFLYAGLMIDAAGHPKTLEFNCRMGDPETQPIMMRLKSDLFEVFWHATDGTLDQVELDWDRRVALGVVMAAHGYPLAPRKGDRIVGIPPEAPDAVVFHAGTTLDGKELRTSGGRVLCVTVLADSVKQAQQRAYAVAARIQFDGAQYRKDIGHRAVHARGAQS, translated from the coding sequence ATGAAGGTACTGGTGATCGGGGGAGGCGGCCGCGAGCACGCGCTGGCGTGGCGGCTGGCGCAGGCCGAACGGGTCAGCAAGGTCTACGTGGCGCCCGGCAACGGCGGCACGCGCACCGATTCGCGCTACGAATGCATCGACCTGGCCGAGCCCGCCGCCCTGCGGGCCTGGGCCGCGAAGGAAAAGATCGCGCTGACCGTGGTCGGCCCCGAGGCGCCGCTGGCCGCCGGCGTGGTCGACGAGTTCCGCGCCAACGGGCTGCGCATCTTCGGGCCGACCAAGGCGGCGGCGCAGCTCGAAAGCTCCAAGGCCTTCTCGAAAGCCTTCATGGAGCGCCACCGCATTCCGACGGCCGAGTACGAGGCCTTCACCGATGCCGCGGCCGCGCACGCCTACGTCGACGCCCGGGGCGCGCCGATCGTCGTCAAGGCCGACGGCCTGGCGGCCGGCAAGGGCGTGGTGGTCGCCATGACGGTCCAGGAGGCGCACGAGGCGATCGACTTCATGCTGGTCGACAACAAGTTCGGCGTCTCGCACAACGAGGGCGAGGACGGCAGGGCGTCGCCGCGCGTCGTCATCGAGGAGTTCCTTGCGGGCGAAGAGGCCAGCTTCATCGTGCTGTGCGACGGCCGCAACGTGACCGCGCTGGCCACCAGCCAGGACCACAAGCGCCTGCAGGACGACGACCAGGGGCCGAACACCGGCGGCATGGGCGCCTATTCGCCGGCGCCGGTGGTGACCGCGGAGGTCCACGCGCGCGCCATGCGCGAGATCATCCTGCCGACGATCCGCGGCATGGAGAAGGACGGCATTCCCTACACGGGCTTCCTCTACGCCGGCCTGATGATCGATGCCGCCGGCCACCCGAAGACGCTTGAATTCAATTGCCGCATGGGCGATCCCGAGACGCAGCCGATCATGATGCGGCTGAAGTCCGATCTGTTCGAGGTGTTCTGGCATGCGACCGACGGCACGCTGGACCAGGTCGAACTCGACTGGGACCGCCGCGTCGCGCTCGGTGTGGTGATGGCGGCGCACGGCTATCCGCTCGCGCCGCGCAAGGGCGATCGCATCGTCGGCATTCCGCCCGAAGCGCCCGATGCCGTGGTGTTCCATGCGGGGACCACGCTCGACGGCAAGGAACTGCGCACCAGTGGCGGCCGCGTGCTCTGCGTGACCGTGCTGGCCGACAGCGTCAAACAGGCGCAGCAGCGCGCCTATGCGGTGGCGGCGCGCATCCAGTTCGACGGCGCGCAGTACCGCAAGGACATCGGGCACCGCGCTGTCCACGCGCGCGGCGCGCAGAGCTGA
- the hemF gene encoding oxygen-dependent coproporphyrinogen oxidase, which translates to MPSQPEAVGDYLRGLQQRIVAALEAADGTACVRDAWHKEPGEPLQGSGLTCILEDGPLFERAGCGFSQVRGPKLPPSATQHRPELAGAPFEAMGVSLVFHPRNPYVPTVHMNVRMIAALPADAPPVCWFGGGMDLTPYYGFEDDAVHFHRSCRDALAPFGDDKYPRFKKWCDAYFFLKHRNEQRGIGGIFFDDFAELEFARSFAMLRSVGDALLPAYLPIMERRRDTPYGERERAFQLYRRGRYVEFNLVWDRGTHFGLQSGGRTESILLSMPPLASWAYRQQPAPGSAEAALYEHFIVRREWL; encoded by the coding sequence ATGCCCTCGCAGCCGGAAGCGGTCGGCGATTACCTGCGCGGGCTGCAGCAGCGCATCGTGGCAGCGCTCGAGGCGGCGGACGGCACGGCCTGCGTGCGCGATGCCTGGCACAAGGAACCGGGCGAGCCCTTGCAGGGCAGCGGCCTGACCTGCATCCTCGAGGATGGCCCGCTGTTCGAACGCGCGGGCTGCGGCTTCTCGCAGGTGCGCGGGCCGAAGCTGCCGCCCTCGGCGACGCAGCACCGGCCCGAGCTCGCCGGCGCGCCCTTCGAAGCGATGGGCGTCTCGCTGGTGTTCCATCCGCGCAATCCCTATGTGCCGACCGTGCACATGAACGTACGCATGATTGCCGCGCTGCCAGCCGACGCGCCGCCGGTGTGCTGGTTCGGCGGCGGCATGGACCTCACGCCGTACTACGGCTTCGAGGACGACGCGGTGCATTTCCACCGCAGTTGCCGCGATGCGCTCGCGCCCTTTGGCGACGACAAATATCCGCGCTTCAAGAAGTGGTGCGACGCGTATTTCTTCCTGAAGCATCGCAACGAGCAGCGCGGCATCGGCGGCATCTTCTTCGACGATTTCGCTGAGCTGGAATTCGCTCGGAGTTTTGCCATGCTGCGCTCGGTCGGCGACGCCTTGCTGCCGGCCTATCTGCCGATCATGGAGCGGCGCCGCGACACGCCCTACGGCGAGCGCGAGCGGGCCTTCCAGCTCTACCGCCGCGGGCGCTATGTCGAGTTCAATCTGGTGTGGGACCGCGGCACCCATTTCGGCCTGCAGTCGGGTGGTCGCACCGAATCGATCCTGTTGTCGATGCCGCCGCTCGCGAGCTGGGCCTATCGCCAACAGCCCGCGCCGGGCAGTGCGGAGGCCGCCCTGTACGAGCACTTCATCGTGCGGCGCGAATGGCTGTGA
- the nadD gene encoding nicotinate-nucleotide adenylyltransferase codes for MAVTGAPPGDARQALRIGVFGGAFDPPHDAHRALAEAALAQLALAELRIFPTGQAWHKQHALSAAEHRLAMTQLAFAGLANTVIDVREIRRAGPSYTLDTLRELQQERPAAQLVLIMGADQATALPNWHGWRDILSIAIVSVAYRATAAGFADRFDPRILPDLPATARFEPLELPAMDVSATEIRTRVAHGEDISSLVPAAVARYIDRHHLYHSA; via the coding sequence ATGGCTGTGACGGGCGCGCCCCCCGGCGACGCGCGGCAGGCGCTGCGCATCGGCGTGTTCGGCGGCGCCTTCGATCCGCCGCACGACGCGCACCGGGCCCTGGCCGAGGCGGCGCTGGCGCAGCTGGCACTGGCCGAACTGCGCATCTTTCCGACCGGCCAGGCCTGGCACAAGCAGCATGCATTGAGCGCTGCCGAGCATCGGCTGGCGATGACGCAGCTGGCCTTTGCCGGCCTCGCGAACACGGTGATCGATGTCCGCGAGATCCGGCGCGCGGGGCCGTCCTACACCCTCGACACCCTGCGCGAGCTGCAGCAGGAACGGCCGGCGGCGCAACTGGTGCTGATCATGGGCGCCGACCAGGCGACGGCCCTTCCCAACTGGCATGGCTGGCGGGACATCTTGTCGATCGCTATCGTTTCTGTAGCGTATCGCGCAACAGCCGCGGGCTTTGCCGATCGATTTGACCCTAGAATCCTGCCTGACCTGCCAGCCACCGCGCGCTTCGAGCCCCTCGAGCTTCCCGCGATGGACGTCAGCGCGACCGAGATCCGGACACGCGTTGCGCACGGCGAAGATATTTCCAGCTTGGTTCCTGCGGCGGTTGCACGCTATATTGACCGACATCACCTCTACCACTCCGCCTGA